The genomic window CCGCGTTCGCGGCCAAGGCGTACGGCAAGTTCTCGGGCGGCAAGCGCGGCAACGTGGCCGTGCCCGAACCGGCCAAGGCCGTGGACCTGGACCGCTACCTGGGCCAATGGTACGAGTACGCCCGCTACGAGAACGGCTTCGAGCGTGGCTGCGAAGGCGTGACCGCCGAATACACGCTGCGCGACGACGGCCTGATCGGCGTGCGCAACACGTGCCATGAAGGCTGCGCCGGCGGCGAGGCGCGGGTCTCGGAAGGCCGCGCCCGCGTGGTGCCGGGCAGCGGCAACGCCAAGCTGGAAGTGTCGTTCTTCGGCCCGTTCTTCTTTGGCGACTACTGGGTGCTCGACCATTGCGACGACTACGCGTGGTCCATCGTCGGCGAGCCGTCCGGCCGCTTCCTGTGGATCCTCACGCGCGACGCCCGGCCGTCGCCGGAACTGGCCGACTTCCTGGTCAGGCGCGTGGCCGCGCTGGGCTACGACACGTCGCTGCTGCGGACCACCGAGCACTGAGCCGGGCACCGAGCGCGCGGCGCGGGCTCAACCGGCCTCGCGCTGCCATTTTTCGCGCCGCGCCAGCTCCCGCGCGCTGGGCGTGGCCTGGGCGAACGACCCGGCCGGCACGTCGCCGGCCGGCACGTAGGTGCTCATCACCACGCCCGAGCCGGACGTCCGCGATTCCACCAGCTTGAGCGCTCCGGGCCGGGTATCGGGCTCGAACAGCCGCTTGCCGTGGCCCAGCACCACCGGGAAGGTCCAGACGTTGTATTCGTCGACCAGGGACGCGGCGCGCAGCGTCTGGATCAGGTTGCCGCTGCCGATGACCTGCAGGTCCTTGCCCGCTTCGGCCTTCAGCGCGGCCACCGCGGCGGCCACGTCGCCCTGCAGCAGCGCCGCGTTGTCCCACTCCAGCGACGTCAGCGTGCGCGACGCCACGTGCTTGCGCGTGGCGTTGAAGGTGCTGGCGATGGGGTCGTCGGCCGGCTGGTATGGCCAGTACGCGGCAAAAATCTCGTAGGTCCTGCGGCCCAGCAGCAGCTCACGGTCCTTGCCGTCCAGCCCCTTCATGTCCTGGCCCATGGTGTCGTCCCAGAACGGGAACGTCCAGCCGCCGAACGCAAAGCCGCCGGCGGGGTCTTCCTCGGGGCCGCCCGGCGCCTGCATGACGCCGTCGAGCGAGACGAAGGTGGAGACGATCAGTTTCCTCATTGGTGGGCTCCCAGGGGCGGGGGCCGCCGCCGCATGCCGCGACCCCTGAGCCAAGGTAGGCGCCCGGGGCCTGCTGCGCAAGGCAAAACCGTCAGTCGAGCGCCCGGTTGCGCGATTCCACGTTGACCGACCCCACCGCCAGCGCCGCCGCGGCCAGCATGGCGGAAATCATCGCCAGCGCCAGCGTGAAGTGCGTGGCCATGACCGGGGCGATGATGGCCGGCGCGAACAGGCCGCCAAAGCGGGCCACGGCGCCGGCCGTGCCCATGCCGGTGGCGCGCAGGTTGGTCGGGTAGACCTCGGGCGTGAACGCGTACAACGCGCCCCAGGTGCCCAGCAGCGCAAAGCTCATCAGCAGCGTGGAGCCCACCACCACCGTGGTCGACGTCCCCAGGCTGTAGAGCATGCAGCCGGCCGCGCTGAGCAGCAGGAAGCCGATCAGCGTCGGCTTGCGGCCCCAGCGCTCCACGCCGTAGGCCGCCAGCGCATAGCCGGGTAGCTGCACCAGCGCCAGCACCACCAGGAACACCTGCCCGCGCATCCAGCCAAAGCCGGAACTGCTGAGCCGGATCGGCAGGTAGACGAACACCGCGTAGTAGGCAATCGAGATCAGCAGCCAGGCCAGCACCAGCCCCACGGTGCGGCGGCGGAACGTGGCGCCGAACAGCATGAAGATCGACGCCCGCTCGGGGGTTTCGGACTGCAGCGGGGGAATGGACACCCGCCGGCCGTTGGTGGACGCCACGCGCTCCAGCACCTGCCGCGCCTGTTCCGACTTGCCGTTGCGGTTCAGGAACAGCGGCGACTCGGGCACGTACATGCGCGGGATCAGGCCAACCAGCGCCGGAATGCCGGTGACGAAGAAGATGATGCGCCAGGCGTCGTTGCCGTGGGCGCCGGCCGCCAGGGCCAGCATCGCCAGGCAGATGGTGCCCAGCGCCCAGAACGATTCCAGCAGCACCAGCCAGCGGCCGCGGCGGTCGCGTGGCAGGAATTCGGCCAGCATCGTGTAGTCCACGGGCAGCGTGCCGCCCACGCCGATGCCGGTCAGCAGCCGCAGCACCATCAGCCAGCCCAGGCTGGGCGCGAATGCCGAGGCCACGCCGCAGGCCGCGTCGATGATGACGGCCAGCATCAGCGCCGGGCGCCGGCCGATGCGGTCGGCAATGCGGCCGAAGCAGAAGGCGCCCATCAGCATGCCGACGAAGAACGCGGTGCCGGTCTGCAGCGCCTGCGGCACCGTGACGCCGAAGGTGGCGGCAATCGATGGCGCGCTGAAGCCGATGGACAGCACCTGCATCGCGTCGGCCATCCACACCAGCCCGAAAATCACGAACAGCCGGTACTGGAACTTGCCGACACCGGCGGTACGGATGGCATCTTCGAAACTCATCGGCGTGGACGACATGGCGGGGGGCGGTCCGTTCGGCGGGTTGGGGGCGGTCGCGCCCATTCTAACGTGGCGCGGGCCGCCGCAGGGTCAGGCCAGTTCGGGATAGCCGCCGTTGTTGCTGGCTGCCGCCACGGCCAGCGGCGCGTAGGCGGCGGGGTCGGGGCGCACAAAGCGCGCCACCAGCACGGCGTCGAGCAGCGGCGCATAGGCCGCGTCGGCGTGCAGGCCGCAGAGCCGGTCGATCAGCGTCGCGCGGGCGGCGTCGTCCAGCGTGGTGGACGCCACCAGCAGCGGATTGGGCGTCCACGGCGTGCAGGCGACGGTGTGCAGGCCGTCGAGCCGGTCGGGCGCGTGCCGGCGCAGCAGATCGAGGAAATAGCTGTCCAGCGCGGTGACGTCGATCTCGCCGTCGCGCAAGGCCGTCAGCGCCCGCATCGGCGTGTCGAGCGGGCCGACCGAGGCACGGAACAGCGGCGCGCCATGCGTCTGGGCGCTGGGCGCCAGCAGATGGCGCGCCGCGTGGTAGCCCGACTGCGAATGGCGCGCCATCCAGCCGATGCGGTGGCCGAACGTGTCGTCGATGCGCTGCCAGCCTGCATCCGCCCGCACCAGCAGTTCGCTGCGGTAGCGCGGCTGGCCGCCGTATGCGGCCGGCGATGGCACCGGCGCCACCAGCGGCACCACGGGCGCCACGCGTTGCGCGAAAGGCAGCCCGCACATGAAGCCGCACACGAGGTCCGGCCGCTGCCAGAGCTCGGGCAGCGGCGCGGGCCAGGCGTGCGGCACGATCGCCACCGGCCAGGACAGGTCGGCAAACACCCGCGCAAACAGGGCCTGCCACGCCGCCGCGACGGCCGGCGTGGCGTTGTACATGCGGAACGACGCGATGCCGGCCGCCATCTCAGGCAAAGCGCAGCGTCTGGCCCAGGCCCTTGGCGCGCGCCTTGGTCAGCATGGCGTGGCCCAGCGCGATGTCGGTGGTGGAAAGCCCGCGGTGCCAGAACAGGATCGTCTCGTCGTCGCGCTCGCGCCCCGGCTTCAGCCCGGCCACGATCTGGCCCAGCTCGGCGTGCAGGTTTTCCTCGTTCAGCCGGCCGCTGTCCACGTGCTGGCGCAGCGCGCCGAACGGCAGGCCCTTGCGGCACTGGCCCCAGTCGTCCACCACCATCTTGCTCATGATGTCGGTCAGCGACAGCTCCACGGCGCTCATCGTGCCGTACGGAATCACCAGCGCGCCGGGCTGGATCCACTCGGTCAGCAGCATCGGCTGCGGCTTGGGCAGCCGCGACGCCTCCACCACGATATCGGCGCCGCGCACGCACGATTCCCAGTCCTCGGTCACCGTCACGGGCTTGCCGAGGTCGCGTGTCAGCCGCGCGGCAAACGCGTCGCGGCTCTCGGGCCGGCGGGAATGGACGCGGATCTCGTCGAAATCGAACAGCGAGTCGAGCAGCCGCACGTTCCAGTACGACGTGCCGCGCGCGCCGATGTGCCCCAGCACCTTGCTGCCCCGGCGCGCCAGATGCCTGGCGCCCAGCGCGGTCACGGCGCCGGTGCGCATGTCGGTGATGGCCGTGGCGTCGATCACGGCCAGCGGCACGCCGTTGTCGGGGTCGAACAGGTTCAGCAGCGCCATCTCGGACGGCAGCCCGTGCCGGTAGTTGTCGACATAGTCGGACACCACCTTCACCCCGGCCACGTGCAGCGGCTTGATAAAGCCGCGCAGCACGTTGAAGTGGCCCTTGTCCGACGATTCCGGCACCAGGTGCACGCGCGGCTCGATCACGGTCTCGCCGCGGCCCTGGGCGGCCAGTGCCGCTTCCACGGCGGCCAGGATCTCGGCGTCGGTCAGCGCCAGCTCGGCCACGTCGGGGCCGTTCAGGTAGGTCAGGTACAACGGGTTCACGGGGCGTCTCCTTACTGCAGCGGGGGAATGTTGGCGCGATGCACGATCGCGCGCCATTTCGTGGTCTCGGTGGCGATGGTGTCGCCGAACGCCTGGCTGGTGTTGCCCACCGGCTCCAGGCCCAGGCCGTCTAGCTTCTGGCGCACGTCGGGGTCGCGCAGCACGGTGGCCACGTCGGCCTGCCACTTGCGTACCACGGCCTCCGGCGTGCCCTTGGGCGCCACCAGCCCGTACCACGACGTCACGTCGAAGCCCGGATAGCCCGATTCGGCGACGGTCGGCACGTTGGGCAACTGCGGCAGCCGGCGCGGCCCGGCCACGGCCAGCGGCACCAGCTTGCCGGTGCGGATGTGCTGGAGCACGGTGGAGATGCCGCCGAACATCATCTGCACCTGGCCGGCCAGCACGTCGTTGAGCGCCGGCGCCATGCCGTTGTACGGCACGTGCACGGTCTTGACGCCCGCTTCGAGGTTCAGCAGTTCGCCGGCCAGATGCGCGCCGCTGCCGTTGCCGGGCGAGGCAAAGTTCAGCTCGCCCGGGTGCGTGCGGGCGTAGGCCACGAGGTCCTTGAGCGAGCGCGCCGGCACCGACGGATTGACGACCAGCACGTTGGGCGAGGCCGCCAGCATCGTCACGGGTACGAAGTCGCGTGTCTCGAAGCTGAGCTTGCGGAACAGGATCGGGTTGACGGTCAGGTTGCCGGCCGGCGCCAGCCCCAGCGTATAGCCATCGGGCGCGGCGCGTGCCACGGCTTCCATGCCGATGTTGCCGGCCGCGCCGGGCTTGTTGTCGATCACCACGGGCTTGCCCCAGCGCTCCGACAGCTTCTGCCCGATCAGCCGCGGCAGCGCATCGGCCACGCCGCCGGCCGCGAACGGCACAACCACGCGCACGGGGCGGGACGGATAGTCATCGGGCTGCGCCGACGCGGGACGCGGCAGCGCCGCGAGCACGGAGGCCACGGCCGGCACGGCCATCCACAGCCGCCATCCGATGGCCGGCCTTCTTACGCAACGGTTCACGCAATTCTCCCCGTCATGGCACTTCGATCGTTGACCCGGCGACGCCGTGCGGCCCTTGTGCTGCCGGCCGACTTGTATAGACTGATCTTACGGAAGCCGTCCGATACTGTATAGACAACTTTTCGCATATCGGAAAGCGGATTTCTCATAAGATGCGGGGCGGCACGCGCGCGGTGCCGCGTGGCACTGGCGCTGTGCATGGCCATGCGTGGCACGCGGCGCTTTTCCCCGACATGGCCCACGCGCGGCCGCCTGATCCGATCGTCCACCCACCCGCAGCCGGGAGCCTGCATGCCGACACGCCCGACCGTCCGACCCAGCAACCCGCCCGCGCCGGCGTTCCAGCGCATCAAGGACTACGTGCAGGACCAGATTGCCGCCGGGGTCTGGCGCGAGGGCGACGCCATCCCGCCCGAGCTGCGGCTGGCCGAGACGTTCGCGGTGTCGCGCATGACCGTGAACCGCGCGCTGAACGAACTGGAGGCCGAGCAGATCCTGGTGCGGCGCAAGGGCGCCGGCACGTTCGTGGCGCAGCAGCGCTACCAGGCCACCGTGGTGGAGATCCGCTCGATTGCCGAGGAAATCCGCGCGCGCGGCCATCGGCACCGCAGCAGCCTGTACCGGCTGGAGCGGCAGCGCGCCACGCGGGCCCTGGCCGCGCAGTTCGGCGTGGCGGAGCGCAGCACGCTGTTCCATTCGGTCATCGTCCACTTCGAGAACGACGCGCCGATCCAGGTGGAAGACCGCTGGGTCAACCCGGCGCTGGCGCCGGACTACATGGAGGCCGACTTTGGCGCCATCACACCGAACGAGCACCTGATGCGCGTGGCGCCGCTGCAGCGGGCCGAGTACCAGATCGAGGCGCTGCTGCCCACGGCCGACGTGGCCGAGATGCTGGCCATCGCGCAGACGGAGCCGGCGCTGGTGCTGCGCCGGCGCACGTTCTCGCAGGGCGCGGTGGCGTCGGTGGTGGTGCTGTGGCACCCGGGCGGCCGCTACCGGTTTGGCGGCGCGCTGGGCCAGGCGCTGTAGCAGGCGCCCCGGCGCCGGGCGAGCTTGTCTGCCTCTGAATAAGCAATAGAATCCAAAGGGACAGGACGCCGGGCAACGCAGGACGGCCAGACCTGCCCAAGTGGAGAAGGGAATGGGTGCCAAACGCAAGACGCTGGCCGGAGCCCTGGCCGGGTTTGCCCTGATGCTGTCCGGCTGCGTGACCTATCCCGGCTACGACGCGGGCTACGCCAGCTATTACGGCAGCGGCTACACCGGCTATGCCAGCTACACCGGCACGGGATCGTCCTACACCACCTACACCGGTTATCCGGCCTACTACGGCGGGTATTACGGCGGCTACCCCTACGGCTATCCCTACAGCTACGGCGGCTGGCCGTATTCCACCAGCATCTGGCTAGGCTATGGCTGCTGCGGCTACCGGGGCTACTACGGCTATCGCGGGTACTACGGCTATCGGGGCGGGTATTACGGCGGTTATCGCGGCGGCTATCGCGGCGGATACCACGGGGGATACCACGGCGGCTATCGCGGGGGGTACCACGGCGGCGGGGGCTACCGGGGTGGCGGCTATGGCGGCGGGGGATATGGCGGCGCCTACGGCGGACGTGGCGGCGGCAGGGGAGGCGGACGGGGCCGCTGAGCGCGGCCCTGGGTGGCTTACGGTAGCTGGCGGAGCTGGCCGATGACGGACATCAGCCGGCCGTGCGCCACGGTGACCGACGCCTCGTCTTGCAGCGCTTCCTGGTAGCGCTTGCGGAACAGTTCGTCGCCCTGCTCGCTGAACAGCTTCTGCGTGGCGCCGGCCACGGCGCGGCAGGTTTCGTCGTGATGCTCGTCGCCGTCCAGTTCCTCGTCGATCTCGATGATCAGGCGCGACAGCGGATCGAGCCAGCGGAAGAACGATTCCTCGGTCACCAGCTGCACAAACTGTCCGGCGGGAATCGGGCCATGCAGTCTCTCGTACTGGCCCCGGTCGTAGCCGATGACCTCCTTGTGGACCTGGAGCAATGCCGCCCGCAGGGCACGCAGCCCCGAGCGGCGGGTTTCCTGGGTAGCAAGGAACTGTTCGCTGGGCATGCCCATCTCCACTTTTCCTGTTCATGGGCAGGCCGTATCGACTCGACCTTCGGCGGCATCCTCCCGGGGCCACCCTTCGCCTGCCCGTTGTTATCGGCAGCACACGTCCACGCTCGTTACCATGCACGCTGCGCAAGTCAGTATAGGCAGCGCCATGTCCCCAATCTAGCGCGGGGGCCTAGCGAAATACCCGTATTGCGGCCATGCGGCAAGGCAGGCAGGCCATGCGCCGGGCCGCCGTGCAGGCCCGCCTATATTGCGATGCAGCGGCTAGCGCGACGTGAGCCGCATGCGCGCCAGCAGCGGCAGATGGTCAGACGCCAGGCGCGACAGCGCCGTGCGATGGCTGGTCACCGCCACCAGGTGCGCGCGTGGCGAAGTCCAGATGCGGTCGAGCGCCAGGAACGGCATGCGCGACGGAAACGTCGACACGTGCGGCGTGCGCTCGAAGTAAGCATGGAGCCAGCGCAGCGGGCGCCCCCACAGGAACCACTCGTTCACGTCGCCCAGCAGGATGGTGGGCTGCTCGGGCGCCTCGGCCAGTGCGGTCAGCAGCCGCTTGACCTGCCAGCGGCGCTCGCCGGGCCGCAGCCCCAGGTGCGTGGCGATCACGCGCAGCGCGAACGTGCCGGACTCGATGGCATTGCATTCAAGCTGGGCGTCGATGGCGCCGCGCGGCTCGCAGCCCCTGACGCTGAGGTCGATGTGCCGCACGGCCAGCGGCCGGTAGCGCGTCAGCAGCGCGTTGCCGTAGTCGCCGTCGTCGCGCACCAGCGTGGGCCCCGGTATGGCGTGCAGCCCCGTGTGCTGGGACAGGAAGCGCAGCATGTCGAAGCCGGTGCCGCGCGTTTCCACCTCCTGCAGCGCGATCAGGTCGGCGCGCAGTTCGTGCAGCACCTCGCAGATGCGCTTGGGCACGAAGTGGCCGTCGGTGCCGACGCCCCCGTGGATGTTGTAGCTCGCCACGGCGATCTCCGCGTGGAGCGCGCCGTGCGGCGTGGCGTGATGGGTCATGGGCCGGGTATCCGGTGCGTTCATCGCGCCCCCTGGCCAGACGGCGGCGGGCAGCACCGCGCCGCGCCCGCGCCACTGCGCAGGGCCGCCTCCGACGCCTGCGCGCGCCGCTGGCGCCGGCGCCGCAGCACCCACCACAGGCCAAGCGGAATCAGCAGCACCACGCCCAGCCATGCAAAGCTGGCCGCGCCGGGATCGCGCGCGACGGCGGCAATGCGGTCCACCAGCGACGCCGACACGATGATGCCCGGCGACATGCCGATGGCCGTGCCCAGCAGGCAATCCCGCAGCCGGATGCGCGACGCCCCCACCACGAGGTTGACCAGCGTGAACGGCGCCACCGGCACCAGCCGCAGCACCACCATCGCCAGCAGCCCGTGCTTGCCCACCTGCTGCGTCAGCCGGTTCAGCCGCCGGCCGCCAAACCGCTGCACGGCGTTGCGGCCGATCACGCGGCCCACGGTATAGGTGGCGGCCGTGCTCAGCACCGTGCCGCCCAGCGCGATGGCCGCGCCATAGAGCGGGCCGAACACCACCAGCGTGACCACGATCAGCACGGTCACCGGGAACAGCGCCAGCCCGCCGGCCACGAACGCGCCCAGCATCGCCAGCGGGGCAAACGGCTGGTCATCGAGCTGCTGGACGGTGGCCAGCAACTGGCGAAAATCGGTCCATTCGCGCAGCGGCGTGTAGCGCCACGCGAACACCACGCCGGCAACGAACAGCACCAGCGCCAGCAGCATGACCACGCGGTTGGCCACGCGCGGCCGGCCTTCCTGGCCGACGAACTCGGACACGATCTCGTCCGGGTCGATCGGCTCCATCGGGTCCAGCAGCCCCGCATCGGGCAGGGCGGCGTCGATGTTCTCGGGCACGGTCGGCACGAACGGCTGCAGCGTGCGCCCCTCGGGCCGGTACAGCGCCGCCAGCGCGGTGTTCAGCCGGCCGTGGGTGTCCAGCGCCTGCGCCAGCGCCTCGGGCGTCACGGCCAGGTGCTCGCACAGCAGGCGGTCGCGCATGGCGCGGATGCCGGCCGCGATGCGGGCGTCGCCGTTGGACTCGATGACGAGGTTGCACTCGGTATCGAGCCCGAACGAGCGGTTGCTGAGGTTGGCGGAGCCGATGGTCAGCAGGCGGTCGTCCACCACCATGACCTTGGCGTGCACGTTGACGCAGGCATCGCCCAGGTCCGGCACGTGCGGGCAATAGAGCTGGAAGCGGCCGTCCGGGTCCGCCTCGCGCAGGCCGCGATAGAGCCGCGCGCGCAGCACGCCCATGCTCGCTTCTTCCAGCCAGCCGCTCTCGGTTCGGCGCGATACCAGCGCGATGTCGGGCCCGTCGGGCTCGCGCAGCCTTGCCTCGAAGGCGTCGGCGATCAGCCCCGAGCTGAAGTACTGGTTTTCGAGATAGACGCTGTCGCGCGCCGCGGCGATGGCGTCGGTGTGCAGCGCGCGGATCTCGCTGACGGCGGGCGAATCGGGCCGTTCGGGATAGGTGCGGCTGATGCCCACGCGCACGTCGGTGATGTCGGGCACGACCTGCCCGGGCCACGGATCGGTGCCCACGGGGGCATCCGGCGCCGGCACGCGGGGGCGGCGCCCGGTGGCGCGCAGCCAGCGTTCCGCGGCCATGTCGCCCAGCGCCCGCGCGGCCGGGCCATCGACCACGCACTGCACGTCATGGAATGGCGGGTAGGGCTTGCCGTCGGGGTCCACGCGGCGCGGGTCGTCGGGCAGGTGATGGTGGGTGTCCCAGCGGCGGATGGTCAGGTCGAGGCCGCCCACGAACGCCACGCGATGGTCGATCACGACGACCTTCTGGTGGTGCGAGGCGCCCGACGGGTGGTTGCCGTCCAGGCAGAAAGACAGGCGGCGGTGCGTCTGCCAGTGCTCCTTGGCCGACGGCAGGAATTCGCGCTCCAGCGCGAAGACCATCGCGTAGTCCCAGCTCAGCACATAGATGCGCAGCCCGCGCCGGCGCCGGCACAGCGCGTTCAGGAAATCGCGCAGCTCGGCGGGCAGGCCGTCGGTGGGGGCGTCGGGCAGCAGCCGCATGCGGCTGTCGATGTCCCATCCGAGGATGAACACGCTGTGCTCGGCGCGCGTCAGGGCCTCGCGCAGCGCGGGGAAGTAGGCGTCGGCGTCCACCAGCATCGCAAAGCGCGCGCTGGGCTCCACGCGCCAGCAATTGTGGCCCGGGCGCAGCAGGGATTCTGGGGCATCGTTTCTCATGGCGAACGGTAGCCCGCGCAAGTTTCGTACCGGTCGGGCGGCCGCATGGCGCCGTGGGGTGGCGCGCGCCGGTCGTGTGCGGCTTACTTGCCTTTGTAAAAACTGCAGTCAGGCAGCGGAGGGCAGGGCGGCGCTGCGCCACGCGGCCGGTGGCATGCCGAAGCGGCGCGCGAATGCGCGCGTGAAGGTGGTCTGGTCGGGATAGCCGACGCCGGCCGCGATGTCGGCCAGCGGCATCGTGCCGGCCATCAGCCATTGCACGGCCTGGTCCAGCCGCAGCCGTGTCTGGTAGCCGTGCGGCGTGTCGCCAAAGGCTTCGCAGAACAGCGTGTGGAAGCGGCGCGGACCCCAGCCGATGCGCGCGGCCAGCGCGTCGACGCGCAGCGGCGTGGCCAGGTGGGCGCGCAGGTAGTGGTCCACGGCGGCCACCGGAAAGCGCGCGGCGGCATCGGCCTGCCGGTCATCGAGACCGAGCATCCGCGTCAGCCCGCCGGCCAGCGCGGCGGCGCGCTGCCACGCGTGCTGGGCGGCCATGCCGCTGCCAGCGGGCGCCGCCGCCAGCCGGCGCACTTGCGCGGCAAAGCTGGCATCCATCGAGAACATGCGCGGCCGGGCCATCAGACGGGCTGGCAGGGCCACCGAACTGGACGGGAAATCGGCCACGAGCTGGAGGTTGTCGGGCAGGCCGCTGCACAGGTGGTGATGCCCGGCGGGAATCACGAGGCCCTGGGTGCGGTCGACGCGGTACGCATGGCCGTCGATTTCCAGTTCGGTCTCGCCATCGACGCCGAACAGGAGTTGGTGATAGTCGTGGGCATGGCCGAATGGCCGCCGCTGGTAGCGGCGCGGCTCGACCAGCGGAGACGCATGCTCAACGAGCTTCGGCATGGCGCTGCCTCCCCTGTGTCTGGCACAGCCAGACCCCGACCCCGGCGACGGCCATGCCGCACCACTGCAGCGGCCCCAGCCGGTCGCCGAACAGCAGCGCCGCCTGCACGGCCGCCAGCGGCGGCGCCAGGAACATCAGCGCGGCGGCGTTGGCCGCCTGTCCGCGCCGTACCAGGCCCAGCAGCAGCCACGTGCCCAGCCCGGACAGCACCACGGCCGCCCAGAGCAGCGCGGCCCACAGCGTGGGGCCGGACATCCAGCGCAGGCCGCCGATGCCGCCGGACGCGGCCACCACGACGGCGGCCACCAGCAGCGCCCCGGCGTTCTGCCAGGCCGAGCTGGCGCGGATATCCGCGCGGGCAATCGAGGTTTTCTGGAGCAGCGTTCCCATCGTGATCGAAATGATCGCCAGCACGCCCACCAGCACGATCCACGGCGAGACGGCGTGCGGCGCACCGGCCTGCATCGCGGGCAAGACTACCAGACCCACGCCCAGCGCGCCCAGCGCCAGCCCGAGCCAGGTGCGCGACGTCGGCTGCTCCTTGAGCAGCGGTATCGCAAGCAGCGCGGTCAGCAGCGGCTGCAGCGCGCCCAGCAGCGCCATGATCGACGGCGACAGGCCGTGCGCCACGGCGCCATAGCCGGCGCACAGGTAGATGCCCTGCATCAGCGCGCCGGCCAGCAGATGGCGCGGCACCTGCGCCAGCGGCGGCCACGCGGCACGGCCGGCCGCCGCCACCGCCGCGAACATCAGCGTCGCCAGCGCAAAGCGGGCCAGCAGGAACAGGCTGGTATCGGCCACCGGCACCACGGCCTTGCCGACGATGAAGCCGGT from Cupriavidus pauculus includes these protein-coding regions:
- a CDS encoding ornithine cyclodeaminase family protein; translation: MNPLYLTYLNGPDVAELALTDAEILAAVEAALAAQGRGETVIEPRVHLVPESSDKGHFNVLRGFIKPLHVAGVKVVSDYVDNYRHGLPSEMALLNLFDPDNGVPLAVIDATAITDMRTGAVTALGARHLARRGSKVLGHIGARGTSYWNVRLLDSLFDFDEIRVHSRRPESRDAFAARLTRDLGKPVTVTEDWESCVRGADIVVEASRLPKPQPMLLTEWIQPGALVIPYGTMSAVELSLTDIMSKMVVDDWGQCRKGLPFGALRQHVDSGRLNEENLHAELGQIVAGLKPGRERDDETILFWHRGLSTTDIALGHAMLTKARAKGLGQTLRFA
- a CDS encoding lipocalin family protein gives rise to the protein MPLAAAGVALVGAAFAAKAYGKFSGGKRGNVAVPEPAKAVDLDRYLGQWYEYARYENGFERGCEGVTAEYTLRDDGLIGVRNTCHEGCAGGEARVSEGRARVVPGSGNAKLEVSFFGPFFFGDYWVLDHCDDYAWSIVGEPSGRFLWILTRDARPSPELADFLVRRVAALGYDTSLLRTTEH
- the hutC gene encoding histidine utilization repressor, which gives rise to MPTRPTVRPSNPPAPAFQRIKDYVQDQIAAGVWREGDAIPPELRLAETFAVSRMTVNRALNELEAEQILVRRKGAGTFVAQQRYQATVVEIRSIAEEIRARGHRHRSSLYRLERQRATRALAAQFGVAERSTLFHSVIVHFENDAPIQVEDRWVNPALAPDYMEADFGAITPNEHLMRVAPLQRAEYQIEALLPTADVAEMLAIAQTEPALVLRRRTFSQGAVASVVVLWHPGGRYRFGGALGQAL
- a CDS encoding phosphate/phosphite/phosphonate ABC transporter substrate-binding protein; the protein is MAAGIASFRMYNATPAVAAAWQALFARVFADLSWPVAIVPHAWPAPLPELWQRPDLVCGFMCGLPFAQRVAPVVPLVAPVPSPAAYGGQPRYRSELLVRADAGWQRIDDTFGHRIGWMARHSQSGYHAARHLLAPSAQTHGAPLFRASVGPLDTPMRALTALRDGEIDVTALDSYFLDLLRRHAPDRLDGLHTVACTPWTPNPLLVASTTLDDAARATLIDRLCGLHADAAYAPLLDAVLVARFVRPDPAAYAPLAVAAASNNGGYPELA
- a CDS encoding dihydrofolate reductase family protein — protein: MRKLIVSTFVSLDGVMQAPGGPEEDPAGGFAFGGWTFPFWDDTMGQDMKGLDGKDRELLLGRRTYEIFAAYWPYQPADDPIASTFNATRKHVASRTLTSLEWDNAALLQGDVAAAVAALKAEAGKDLQVIGSGNLIQTLRAASLVDEYNVWTFPVVLGHGKRLFEPDTRPGALKLVESRTSGSGVVMSTYVPAGDVPAGSFAQATPSARELARREKWQREAG
- a CDS encoding Bug family tripartite tricarboxylate transporter substrate binding protein, with translation MNRCVRRPAIGWRLWMAVPAVASVLAALPRPASAQPDDYPSRPVRVVVPFAAGGVADALPRLIGQKLSERWGKPVVIDNKPGAAGNIGMEAVARAAPDGYTLGLAPAGNLTVNPILFRKLSFETRDFVPVTMLAASPNVLVVNPSVPARSLKDLVAYARTHPGELNFASPGNGSGAHLAGELLNLEAGVKTVHVPYNGMAPALNDVLAGQVQMMFGGISTVLQHIRTGKLVPLAVAGPRRLPQLPNVPTVAESGYPGFDVTSWYGLVAPKGTPEAVVRKWQADVATVLRDPDVRQKLDGLGLEPVGNTSQAFGDTIATETTKWRAIVHRANIPPLQ
- a CDS encoding MFS transporter; translated protein: MSSTPMSFEDAIRTAGVGKFQYRLFVIFGLVWMADAMQVLSIGFSAPSIAATFGVTVPQALQTGTAFFVGMLMGAFCFGRIADRIGRRPALMLAVIIDAACGVASAFAPSLGWLMVLRLLTGIGVGGTLPVDYTMLAEFLPRDRRGRWLVLLESFWALGTICLAMLALAAGAHGNDAWRIIFFVTGIPALVGLIPRMYVPESPLFLNRNGKSEQARQVLERVASTNGRRVSIPPLQSETPERASIFMLFGATFRRRTVGLVLAWLLISIAYYAVFVYLPIRLSSSGFGWMRGQVFLVVLALVQLPGYALAAYGVERWGRKPTLIGFLLLSAAGCMLYSLGTSTTVVVGSTLLMSFALLGTWGALYAFTPEVYPTNLRATGMGTAGAVARFGGLFAPAIIAPVMATHFTLALAMISAMLAAAALAVGSVNVESRNRALD
- a CDS encoding endonuclease/exonuclease/phosphatase family protein, with protein sequence MTHHATPHGALHAEIAVASYNIHGGVGTDGHFVPKRICEVLHELRADLIALQEVETRGTGFDMLRFLSQHTGLHAIPGPTLVRDDGDYGNALLTRYRPLAVRHIDLSVRGCEPRGAIDAQLECNAIESGTFALRVIATHLGLRPGERRWQVKRLLTALAEAPEQPTILLGDVNEWFLWGRPLRWLHAYFERTPHVSTFPSRMPFLALDRIWTSPRAHLVAVTSHRTALSRLASDHLPLLARMRLTSR